In a genomic window of Leifsonia xyli subsp. cynodontis DSM 46306:
- a CDS encoding UDP-N-acetylmuramoyl-tripeptide--D-alanyl-D-alanine ligase, whose amino-acid sequence MIALTLAEIAAATGGRLLLGSTDATPCTVVDGLSTTDSREVVPGAIFFAKPGEATDGHLFVPQALEAGAALVVVDRELDVAGPQLVVEDTVVALGDLATEVIARVRALGNLRIVGITGSNGKTTTKNLLRAILEQSGPTVAPRASFNNEVGAPVTMLEVSERTQYLVAEMGASGIGEIARLVRMARPDIGIVLTVGLAHAGEFGGIEKTLAAKTEMVSDLLDSDVAVLNRDDPRVASMADKTAARVLWFGLDDRGAVRASDIRSTSRGTSFVLRLPGADGGGAVSRPVRFRVLGEHHVMNALAAAAAAHTLGIGIDRIVAGLETVQRAERWRMEVLGGAGGVTVINDAYNASPDSMSAALKTLAQIAGPGERTIAVLGEMSELGELSGEEHDRIGLLAVRLGIDQLIVVGPPARRMHITAINEGSWDGESLYCESQDAAYDHLKDTLRAGDTVLVKSSNSAGLRFLGDRLGELFS is encoded by the coding sequence ATGATCGCTCTCACTCTGGCCGAGATCGCCGCCGCGACCGGCGGGCGTCTCCTCCTCGGGAGCACGGATGCCACACCGTGTACCGTCGTGGACGGGCTCTCCACCACCGATTCGCGCGAGGTCGTCCCCGGCGCGATCTTCTTCGCGAAGCCCGGCGAGGCGACCGACGGCCACCTGTTCGTGCCGCAGGCCCTCGAGGCCGGCGCCGCGCTCGTCGTGGTGGACCGCGAACTCGACGTCGCCGGGCCCCAGCTGGTGGTGGAGGACACCGTCGTGGCCCTCGGCGATCTCGCGACCGAGGTGATCGCCCGTGTCCGCGCCCTCGGGAACCTCCGGATCGTCGGGATCACCGGCTCGAACGGCAAGACCACGACCAAGAATCTGCTGCGCGCCATCCTGGAACAGAGCGGCCCGACCGTCGCCCCGCGCGCCTCGTTCAACAACGAGGTCGGTGCGCCGGTGACGATGCTCGAGGTCTCCGAGAGGACGCAGTATCTCGTCGCCGAGATGGGCGCGAGCGGCATCGGAGAGATCGCCCGGCTGGTGCGCATGGCGCGGCCCGACATCGGCATCGTGCTCACGGTCGGCCTCGCGCACGCCGGCGAGTTCGGCGGGATCGAGAAGACCCTCGCGGCGAAGACGGAGATGGTCAGCGACCTACTGGACTCGGATGTCGCCGTCCTGAACCGGGACGATCCGCGGGTGGCGTCGATGGCGGACAAGACCGCGGCCCGTGTGCTGTGGTTCGGTCTGGACGACCGCGGCGCGGTGCGGGCCAGCGACATCCGCTCGACCTCGCGCGGCACGTCCTTCGTTCTGCGCTTGCCCGGTGCGGACGGGGGCGGCGCTGTCTCGCGCCCGGTCCGGTTCCGCGTGCTCGGGGAGCATCACGTCATGAACGCGCTGGCGGCGGCGGCGGCGGCCCACACGCTCGGCATCGGCATCGACCGCATCGTGGCAGGGTTGGAGACGGTCCAGCGCGCCGAGCGCTGGCGGATGGAGGTCCTGGGTGGCGCGGGCGGTGTGACCGTGATCAACGACGCCTACAACGCCAGCCCTGATTCGATGTCGGCCGCTCTGAAGACGCTCGCGCAGATCGCCGGGCCGGGGGAGCGGACCATCGCCGTGCTCGGCGAGATGAGCGAGCTTGGCGAACTCTCGGGCGAGGAGCACGACCGCATCGGACTGCTCGCGGTCCGTCTCGGCATCGACCAGCTCATCGTCGTCGGCCCCCCGGCGCGCCGGATGCACATCACGGCGATCAACGAGGGCTCCTGGGATGGCGAGTCGCTCTACTGTGAAAGCCAGGACGCGGCCTACGACCATCTGAAGGACACGCTGCGCGCCGGGGACACCGTGCTCGTCAAATCCTCCAACTCGGCGGGCTTGCGCTTCCTCGGCGACCGACTGGGAGAATTGTTCTCGTGA
- the mraY gene encoding phospho-N-acetylmuramoyl-pentapeptide-transferase: MRALLTSGALSMAFTLFLTPVFIRLFRRLQWGQFIRDDGPQSHHAKRGTATMGGIVVILGTLFGYFVALLLTGDEASVSALLVLFLMVGLGFVGFVDDFLKTRRERSLGLTGWAKVAGQVFVATVWALLVIMFPNGRGATPATMSVSFIRDLPGLDFANITRFGAIGLIVGYGLYLIWINLIVAAASNGVNVTDGLDGLASGASILAIGAYIIIGFWQSIQSCASSTLNPENLSKCYDVRDPFDLAVVATAIVGAVVGFLWWNTSPAQIFLGDTGSLALGGAVAALAILSHTELLLVLIGGLFVIEAGSVIVQRAYFKLTHGRRIFLMSPIHHHFELKGWAEVTVVARFWIVGGLLVAAGVGTFYLEWLAT, translated from the coding sequence GTGAGAGCCCTGCTGACCTCCGGCGCACTGTCGATGGCGTTCACGCTTTTCCTGACACCGGTCTTCATCCGGCTGTTCCGCCGTCTGCAGTGGGGCCAGTTCATCCGCGACGACGGCCCGCAGAGCCACCACGCCAAGCGCGGCACCGCCACGATGGGCGGCATCGTTGTGATCCTTGGCACGCTCTTCGGCTACTTCGTCGCGCTTCTCCTCACCGGCGACGAGGCGAGCGTGTCGGCGCTGCTCGTCCTCTTCCTCATGGTCGGGCTCGGCTTCGTCGGCTTCGTCGACGACTTCTTGAAGACCCGCCGCGAGCGGAGCCTGGGGCTCACCGGCTGGGCGAAGGTCGCCGGCCAGGTGTTCGTCGCGACCGTGTGGGCGCTCCTGGTGATCATGTTCCCGAACGGGCGTGGTGCCACACCGGCCACGATGAGCGTCTCGTTCATCCGTGACCTGCCTGGTCTTGACTTCGCCAACATCACCCGCTTCGGTGCGATCGGCCTGATCGTCGGCTACGGGCTGTATCTGATCTGGATCAATTTGATCGTCGCTGCCGCCTCGAACGGCGTGAACGTGACCGACGGGCTGGACGGTCTCGCCTCCGGCGCGAGCATCCTCGCCATCGGCGCGTACATCATCATCGGTTTCTGGCAGTCCATCCAGTCCTGCGCGAGCTCGACGCTGAACCCCGAGAATCTGTCCAAGTGCTATGACGTGCGTGATCCGTTCGACCTCGCGGTGGTCGCGACCGCGATCGTCGGCGCGGTCGTCGGCTTCCTGTGGTGGAACACCTCGCCCGCGCAGATCTTCCTCGGGGACACCGGCTCGCTGGCTCTCGGCGGCGCTGTCGCCGCGCTGGCGATCCTGAGCCACACCGAGCTGCTGCTGGTGCTGATCGGCGGCCTGTTCGTCATCGAGGCCGGTTCGGTGATCGTCCAGCGGGCATACTTCAAGCTCACGCACGGCCGGCGCATCTTCCTGATGAGCCCGATCCACCACCACTTCGAGCTGAAGGGCTGGGCCGAGGTCACCGTGGTGGCCCGATTCTGGATCGTGGGCGGACTGCTTGTGGCCGCCGGCGTCGGCACCTTCTACCTCGAATGGCTCGCCACATGA
- the murD gene encoding UDP-N-acetylmuramoyl-L-alanine--D-glutamate ligase, whose product MTPAEERLAALTSWHADWSGLRVAVYGLGVTGFSVADTLAELGASVLVVASRADPERAMLLDVIGAELLEQADLSAPPERLSAFGPELIVVSPGFHADHPLLLWADQRGVPVWGDIELAWRLHDKTAPPGSGNSPADWICVTGTNGKTTTVQLTATMLLAGGSRVAPCGNIGVPVLDAIRDPQGFDVLVVELSSYQLHWINRNAGGELSPYAAACLNIADDHLDWHGSLQAYVAAKAKVYENAQVACVYNRADEATLRMVEEAEVVEGARAIGFGLDVPGPSDFGIVDGILCDRAFLDDRLHSAIELTTLEELREAGLAAPHIVANILAASALARSYGVEPWVVRDVLTAFRLDAHRIELVRIEAGVSWVDDSKATNPHAADASLRAYPSVVWVVGGLFKGVDLDGLVKRHAARLRGAVLIGADRDPLRSVFQRHAPRLPVVEVDADETEHVMPTAVRLAAALARDGDTVLLAPAAASMDQFSDYAERGRLFQAAVNEYLGGEADDGSSASRPSSGG is encoded by the coding sequence ATGACCCCAGCGGAGGAGCGCCTCGCCGCTCTGACCAGCTGGCACGCCGACTGGTCGGGCCTGCGGGTCGCGGTGTACGGGCTCGGAGTGACCGGATTCTCCGTCGCGGACACCCTGGCCGAGCTGGGCGCGTCGGTGCTCGTCGTCGCGTCCCGGGCGGACCCCGAGCGTGCGATGCTCCTGGACGTCATCGGCGCGGAGCTGCTGGAGCAGGCCGATCTGAGCGCACCGCCGGAGAGACTGAGCGCGTTCGGCCCCGAGCTGATCGTGGTCTCCCCGGGCTTCCACGCGGACCACCCGCTGCTGCTCTGGGCGGACCAGCGGGGCGTCCCGGTCTGGGGCGACATCGAACTGGCGTGGCGGCTGCACGACAAGACGGCTCCTCCGGGCAGCGGCAACAGCCCGGCCGACTGGATCTGCGTCACGGGCACCAATGGCAAGACCACGACCGTGCAGCTCACCGCGACCATGCTGCTCGCGGGCGGCTCCCGGGTCGCGCCGTGCGGCAACATCGGCGTCCCCGTGCTCGACGCCATCCGCGATCCGCAGGGCTTCGATGTCCTCGTGGTTGAGCTGTCGAGCTATCAGCTGCACTGGATCAACCGCAACGCCGGGGGCGAGCTCTCGCCGTACGCAGCCGCCTGCCTCAACATCGCGGACGACCACCTCGACTGGCATGGCTCTCTCCAGGCGTATGTCGCCGCGAAGGCGAAGGTCTACGAGAACGCGCAGGTCGCCTGCGTGTACAACCGGGCGGATGAGGCCACCCTGCGGATGGTGGAGGAAGCGGAGGTCGTGGAGGGCGCCCGCGCGATCGGCTTCGGCCTCGATGTGCCCGGCCCGAGCGACTTCGGGATCGTGGACGGCATCCTGTGCGATCGTGCCTTCTTGGACGATCGCCTCCACAGCGCGATCGAGCTCACCACGCTCGAGGAGCTGCGCGAGGCCGGCCTCGCCGCCCCGCACATCGTGGCCAACATTCTGGCCGCGAGCGCGCTCGCCCGCTCCTACGGTGTTGAGCCGTGGGTGGTGCGGGATGTGCTCACCGCCTTCCGCTTGGACGCGCACCGCATCGAGCTGGTGCGCATCGAGGCCGGGGTCAGCTGGGTGGACGATTCGAAAGCCACCAATCCGCACGCCGCGGACGCATCGCTGCGGGCCTACCCGTCGGTGGTCTGGGTGGTCGGCGGGCTGTTCAAGGGCGTGGACCTCGATGGCCTCGTGAAGCGGCACGCCGCGCGCCTTCGAGGTGCTGTGCTCATCGGCGCCGATCGAGACCCGCTGCGCTCCGTATTCCAGCGACACGCGCCCAGGCTCCCCGTGGTCGAGGTGGACGCCGACGAGACTGAGCACGTCATGCCGACGGCGGTCCGGCTGGCCGCTGCTCTCGCCCGAGACGGGGACACGGTCTTGCTCGCACCGGCGGCGGCGTCGATGGATCAGTTCTCCGACTATGCAGAGCGCGGGCGCCTCTTCCAGGCGGCCGTCAACGAATACTTGGGAGGTGAGGCGGATGACGGCAGCTCCGCCTCGCGTCCCAGTTCCGGCGGCTGA
- the murC gene encoding UDP-N-acetylmuramate--L-alanine ligase, with amino-acid sequence MTIKPDLALTIPDELGKLHFVGIGGSGMSGIARLFLESGHTVTGSDVRHSANVDALRALGANIAIGHDAANVGDADTLVVTGALWLDNPEYRLALEKGLPVLHRSQALAWLIARKRLVAVAGAHGKTTSTGMIVTGLLGLGEDPSFVNGGVIASLGTSSRAGSGELFVVEADESDGSFLLYDTAVALITNVDPDHLDHYGSLEAFEDAFVAFAEESAEFVVLSSDDPGAQHVTRRLREAAPGKRVLTFGEAEDADIRVDTIVTDGPVAFTLSQGGDVYSARLRVPGRHNAINAAGAFAVLTGLGFEPAASLAEIAEFGGTERRFELHGTVAGVSVYDDYAHHPTEVAAALSAARTVVGDGRIIAVHQPHLYSRTRLFAKEFAETLEAYADETVVLDVYGAREDPEPGVTGALVADRFAHPERVAFIADWQAAADHTAEIAREGDFVITLGCGDVYRIVPQLLDSLRRVRE; translated from the coding sequence GTGACGATCAAACCCGACCTGGCCCTGACCATCCCCGACGAGCTGGGAAAGCTCCACTTCGTCGGCATCGGCGGGTCGGGGATGAGTGGCATCGCCCGGCTGTTCCTCGAGTCCGGGCACACCGTGACCGGTTCCGACGTCCGCCACTCGGCGAATGTGGACGCCCTCCGCGCGCTCGGAGCGAACATCGCGATCGGCCATGACGCGGCGAACGTCGGCGACGCCGACACGCTGGTGGTGACCGGCGCGCTCTGGCTGGACAACCCGGAGTACCGGCTCGCGCTCGAGAAGGGCCTGCCCGTGCTGCACCGCTCGCAGGCGCTCGCGTGGCTCATCGCCCGGAAGCGGCTCGTCGCGGTCGCCGGCGCCCACGGCAAGACGACGTCGACCGGGATGATCGTCACCGGCTTGCTCGGACTCGGCGAAGACCCGAGCTTCGTCAACGGCGGCGTCATCGCCTCGCTCGGCACGAGCTCCCGGGCCGGCAGCGGTGAGCTGTTCGTGGTCGAGGCGGATGAGTCGGACGGTTCTTTCCTGCTGTACGACACGGCCGTCGCCCTCATCACCAACGTCGACCCCGACCACCTCGATCACTACGGCTCGCTGGAGGCGTTCGAGGACGCGTTCGTCGCCTTCGCCGAGGAGTCCGCCGAGTTCGTCGTCCTCTCCTCCGACGACCCCGGCGCGCAGCATGTCACCCGCCGGCTGCGCGAGGCCGCGCCCGGCAAGCGCGTGCTGACCTTCGGCGAGGCGGAGGACGCGGACATCCGCGTGGACACGATCGTCACGGACGGTCCGGTCGCCTTCACCCTGAGCCAGGGCGGCGACGTGTACTCCGCCCGCCTCCGTGTGCCCGGCCGGCACAACGCGATCAACGCGGCCGGCGCTTTCGCTGTGCTGACCGGTCTCGGCTTCGAGCCGGCCGCCTCTCTCGCGGAGATCGCCGAGTTCGGGGGAACGGAGCGCCGCTTCGAGCTCCACGGAACGGTCGCGGGCGTCAGCGTCTACGACGACTACGCCCACCACCCCACCGAGGTTGCCGCCGCGCTCTCCGCCGCCCGAACGGTGGTCGGCGACGGCCGCATCATCGCGGTCCACCAGCCGCATCTGTACAGCCGCACCCGTCTGTTCGCGAAAGAGTTCGCGGAGACGCTGGAGGCCTATGCGGACGAGACCGTCGTGCTGGATGTCTACGGCGCGCGCGAGGACCCCGAACCCGGTGTGACCGGCGCGCTCGTCGCGGACCGGTTCGCCCACCCGGAGCGTGTCGCGTTCATCGCGGACTGGCAGGCCGCGGCCGATCACACGGCCGAGATCGCCCGCGAAGGCGATTTCGTGATCACACTCGGCTGCGGCGATGTCTACCGCATCGTTCCGCAGCTGCTCGACTCGCTCCGTCGCGTGCGGGAGTAG
- a CDS encoding peptidoglycan D,D-transpeptidase FtsI family protein, giving the protein MSDKKTLRRRTALTAVGVAVSVMILGGKLVDIQVVNAEALQKKSESAKEDSTTLYGDRGDIVDDSGKVLATTVYTYTAQASPSDAVAKGREQMVQAAAKIGAITGQGGDAVVALFDDALKGNPKSKYVLIKSGMGVTTFDKLDKLPYPWLTFTKTQARSYPNGAVAGNLLGYVSQSGNGGLEASENSCLAGQNGVQTYQGGADGVAIPGSTVVQKAAKDGGTVKLTIDSDLEWFAEQTLAQQVRATGSTFGFVTVAEAKTGKIKAIAQYPSLDPNNISATDPSYWNLLPFTDPYEPGSTFKALTAAMLIDQGKASPTSQVLAPYEWKSGNGADLHDSGYHAPLRLTLTGVLMMSSNTGMSQLGRALSDQTRYDYLKKFGIGEDTGLPYPGQSDGILRPVGDWDDQTKYATMFGQGVSATQLQMVGAYQALANGGTRIPLTMVESCTQSDGKEKTLPKPQPVLVVSPQAAATTLGMMESVVTKGELKKQLQIPGYRVAAKTGTAQQPDGKGGYLPSYYVSVMGVAPLDDPQYVVSVNLGYPTTITSSAAAAPLFHTIMSQVLKTYRVKPSTSGSADYPPYY; this is encoded by the coding sequence ATGTCCGACAAGAAGACGCTCCGGCGCCGCACCGCACTCACCGCTGTCGGCGTCGCCGTGTCGGTGATGATCCTTGGCGGCAAGCTGGTGGACATCCAGGTGGTGAACGCCGAGGCGCTGCAGAAGAAGTCGGAGAGCGCCAAGGAGGACTCGACGACGCTGTACGGCGACCGTGGGGACATCGTGGACGACTCCGGCAAGGTCCTGGCCACGACGGTCTACACCTACACGGCTCAGGCCTCCCCGTCGGACGCCGTCGCCAAAGGCCGCGAGCAGATGGTGCAGGCGGCCGCGAAGATCGGCGCGATCACGGGCCAGGGCGGCGACGCGGTCGTCGCCCTGTTCGACGACGCCCTCAAGGGGAACCCGAAGTCGAAGTACGTCCTGATCAAGAGCGGGATGGGCGTCACCACCTTCGACAAGCTCGACAAACTCCCGTATCCGTGGCTCACCTTCACCAAGACGCAGGCCCGCAGCTACCCGAACGGCGCGGTCGCGGGGAATCTGCTCGGCTATGTCTCGCAGAGTGGCAACGGCGGCCTGGAAGCGAGCGAGAATTCCTGCCTCGCCGGGCAGAACGGCGTTCAGACGTACCAGGGCGGCGCCGACGGCGTGGCTATCCCGGGCAGCACCGTGGTGCAGAAGGCCGCCAAAGACGGCGGAACGGTGAAACTCACGATCGACAGCGATCTGGAGTGGTTCGCCGAGCAGACGCTGGCCCAGCAGGTGCGGGCCACCGGCTCGACGTTCGGCTTCGTCACGGTCGCAGAGGCGAAGACCGGCAAGATCAAGGCGATCGCGCAGTATCCGTCGCTGGACCCGAACAACATCTCGGCGACGGACCCGTCGTACTGGAATCTGCTGCCGTTCACCGACCCCTACGAGCCGGGTTCGACGTTCAAGGCGCTGACCGCGGCGATGCTGATCGACCAGGGCAAGGCCAGCCCCACCTCGCAGGTGCTCGCCCCCTACGAATGGAAGTCGGGCAACGGTGCGGACCTGCACGACTCGGGCTACCATGCTCCGCTTCGGCTGACGCTGACCGGCGTGCTCATGATGTCCTCGAACACCGGCATGTCGCAGCTCGGCCGGGCGCTGAGTGACCAGACCCGCTACGACTATCTCAAGAAGTTCGGCATCGGCGAGGACACCGGCCTGCCCTACCCCGGGCAGTCGGACGGCATCCTGCGCCCGGTGGGGGACTGGGACGACCAGACCAAGTACGCCACCATGTTCGGTCAGGGTGTCTCGGCTACGCAGCTGCAGATGGTCGGCGCGTATCAGGCGCTCGCCAACGGTGGCACCCGTATCCCGCTCACGATGGTCGAGAGCTGCACGCAGTCGGACGGCAAAGAGAAGACCCTCCCGAAGCCGCAGCCGGTGCTGGTCGTCTCACCCCAGGCGGCCGCCACGACGCTCGGGATGATGGAGTCGGTGGTCACCAAGGGCGAACTCAAGAAACAGCTCCAGATCCCCGGTTACCGCGTCGCGGCGAAGACGGGAACCGCTCAGCAGCCGGACGGGAAGGGGGGCTACCTGCCCTCGTACTACGTCTCCGTGATGGGCGTCGCGCCGCTGGACGATCCTCAGTACGTGGTTTCGGTCAACCTCGGATACCCGACTACCATTACTTCATCGGCAGCAGCCGCTCCGCTGTTCCACACGATCATGAGCCAGGTGCTGAAGACTTACCGGGTGAAGCCCTCGACGTCGGGCTCGGCCGACTATCCTCCGTATTATTGA
- a CDS encoding UDP-N-acetylglucosamine--N-acetylmuramyl-(pentapeptide) pyrophosphoryl-undecaprenol N-acetylglucosamine transferase, with amino-acid sequence MTAYLLAGGGTAGHVNPLLAVADRLRRDDPAAEILVLGTAEGLEARLVPARGYELATIPRLPFPRRPNAAAVRFPGEYRRSVRAVGDLIRARGIAAVVGFGGYAAAPAYSAARKAAVPLILHEANARPGLASRLGARYTPWVGVAFEGTRLPHARFVGMPLRPEIEELDRVAARPAALAHFGLAADRPTLLVTGGSLGARRINQTIAARAARLTEAGWQVLHIQGGRGELSDPGLPHYRLLGYCDRMDLALALADFAVARAGAATLCEFAALGIPAVYVPFPIGNGEQRHNAAGVVAAGGGILVDDAGFLPDWVDAQLLPLLADRARVAGMAERAASVGVRDGSDRVVSLIRTGLSAA; translated from the coding sequence GTGACCGCCTACCTGCTGGCCGGCGGCGGCACCGCCGGCCATGTGAACCCCCTGCTCGCCGTCGCCGACCGCCTGCGCCGTGACGACCCCGCCGCCGAGATCCTCGTGCTGGGGACAGCGGAGGGCCTGGAGGCGCGCCTGGTGCCTGCCCGCGGCTATGAGCTGGCGACCATCCCGAGGCTCCCGTTCCCGCGCCGGCCCAACGCCGCCGCGGTGCGCTTCCCGGGCGAGTACCGGCGCTCGGTCCGCGCGGTCGGCGACCTGATCCGCGCGCGCGGAATCGCCGCCGTGGTGGGCTTCGGCGGGTACGCGGCTGCGCCGGCCTACTCTGCCGCGCGCAAAGCGGCCGTGCCGCTCATCCTCCACGAAGCCAACGCCCGGCCCGGTCTCGCCAGCCGCCTGGGCGCCCGCTACACGCCGTGGGTGGGTGTCGCCTTCGAGGGCACGAGGCTTCCGCACGCGCGGTTCGTCGGAATGCCGCTGCGCCCCGAGATCGAGGAGCTCGACCGGGTCGCCGCGCGTCCGGCCGCGCTGGCCCACTTCGGCCTCGCCGCCGACCGGCCGACCCTGCTCGTCACCGGCGGTTCCCTCGGCGCGCGCCGGATCAATCAGACGATCGCCGCGCGGGCCGCCCGGCTGACGGAGGCCGGCTGGCAGGTGCTGCACATTCAGGGCGGGCGCGGGGAACTGAGCGACCCCGGCCTCCCGCACTACCGGCTGCTCGGCTACTGCGACCGGATGGACCTGGCGCTCGCGCTCGCCGATTTCGCTGTCGCGCGGGCGGGCGCCGCGACCCTGTGCGAGTTCGCGGCCCTGGGCATCCCCGCCGTGTACGTGCCGTTTCCGATCGGCAACGGGGAGCAGCGCCACAATGCGGCCGGTGTGGTCGCGGCCGGCGGCGGCATCCTGGTCGACGACGCAGGTTTCCTGCCCGACTGGGTGGATGCGCAGCTGCTCCCGCTGCTGGCCGACCGTGCCCGTGTGGCCGGGATGGCGGAGCGCGCCGCGAGCGTCGGCGTCCGCGACGGCTCCGACCGTGTGGTGTCGCTCATCCGGACCGGGCTCTCGGCGGCTTAG
- a CDS encoding Mur ligase family protein, whose translation MTGPAPSTLRPEHPVARPLAQLVALFGLDVRGDLDGVEVTGAALASSAVEPGDLYVGVPGRNAHGAAYAAEAAEAGAIAVLTDGEGADLAAAAGLPIVVTADPRAALGAVAAWIHRTEDNAATLFGVTGTNGKTSVVYLLYAILGQLGVVAGLTSTAERRIGKHAITSTLTTPEATELHALLARMREEGVRAAAIEVSAQALSRHRVDGIEFDVVGFTNLSHDHLDDYTAMPDYFAAKLELFQPDRARRGVVTVDSEWGRTLVEQSRIPVTTLSSAAEAEADWTVTVLEESLARTAFALEGPGGRRLETSVPLLGAYNASNAALAIVMLVESGYDLDAIGAAFERDGGIDAYIPGRAERLSGDLGPVVFIDYGHTPDAFSSTLAALRRVSAGRIVMVFGADGDRDTTKRADMGAIAARGADAVVITDFHPRWEDPAAIRAALLEGARNAVPERELYEVPDPRTAFRTALSLAGEGDVVLYAGPGHEDYQEAAGERIPYSARDDARLALREAGWL comes from the coding sequence GTGACCGGACCGGCGCCCTCCACTCTGCGCCCCGAGCATCCCGTCGCCCGCCCGCTCGCCCAGCTGGTCGCGCTGTTCGGGTTGGATGTCCGGGGTGACCTCGACGGCGTCGAGGTGACCGGGGCGGCTCTCGCGAGTTCCGCCGTCGAGCCCGGCGATCTCTACGTCGGCGTCCCCGGCCGGAACGCCCACGGCGCGGCTTACGCCGCCGAGGCCGCCGAGGCCGGCGCTATCGCCGTGCTCACCGACGGGGAAGGCGCGGACCTCGCCGCCGCTGCGGGCCTCCCGATCGTCGTCACCGCCGACCCTCGGGCGGCGCTCGGCGCCGTCGCGGCCTGGATACACCGCACCGAGGACAACGCGGCGACGCTGTTCGGCGTCACCGGCACGAACGGCAAGACGAGCGTCGTCTACCTGCTGTACGCGATCCTGGGCCAGCTCGGAGTCGTCGCTGGACTCACCTCGACGGCCGAGCGCCGGATCGGCAAGCACGCCATCACGAGCACACTCACCACACCCGAGGCCACCGAACTGCACGCCCTGCTCGCCCGGATGCGGGAGGAAGGCGTGCGTGCCGCCGCGATCGAGGTCTCGGCGCAGGCGCTCAGCCGCCACCGCGTCGATGGGATCGAATTCGACGTGGTCGGTTTCACCAACCTCAGCCACGACCACCTCGACGACTACACGGCGATGCCGGACTACTTCGCCGCGAAGCTGGAGCTGTTTCAGCCGGACCGCGCCCGTCGCGGCGTCGTGACGGTGGACTCCGAGTGGGGGCGCACACTCGTCGAGCAGTCGCGCATCCCGGTCACGACGCTCTCGAGCGCGGCGGAAGCGGAGGCCGACTGGACGGTGACCGTCCTCGAGGAGAGCCTGGCCCGCACCGCGTTCGCGCTGGAGGGTCCCGGGGGACGCCGGCTGGAGACGAGCGTTCCTCTCCTCGGCGCCTACAACGCCTCGAACGCGGCGCTCGCGATCGTGATGCTGGTGGAGTCGGGCTACGATCTCGACGCCATCGGCGCTGCGTTCGAGCGCGACGGCGGCATCGACGCCTACATCCCGGGCCGTGCCGAGCGTCTCTCCGGCGACCTCGGTCCCGTTGTGTTCATCGACTACGGCCACACCCCGGACGCCTTCTCCTCGACGCTCGCGGCGCTGCGCCGCGTGAGCGCGGGCAGGATCGTCATGGTCTTCGGCGCCGACGGGGACCGCGACACCACCAAGCGCGCCGATATGGGCGCCATCGCGGCCCGCGGCGCGGACGCCGTGGTGATCACCGACTTCCACCCGCGCTGGGAGGACCCGGCCGCGATCCGCGCCGCCCTTCTCGAGGGCGCGCGGAACGCCGTTCCGGAGCGCGAGCTGTACGAGGTCCCCGACCCGCGCACCGCCTTCCGCACCGCGCTTTCGCTCGCGGGCGAGGGGGACGTGGTGCTGTACGCCGGTCCCGGACACGAGGATTACCAGGAAGCGGCGGGGGAGCGCATCCCCTATTCCGCCCGGGACGATGCCCGTCTCGCGCTGCGAGAGGCCGGGTGGCTGTAG